The following proteins come from a genomic window of Trypanosoma brucei gambiense DAL972 chromosome 1, complete sequence:
- a CDS encoding T. brucei spp.-specific protein, whose amino-acid sequence MKGCTLQNNFNHTAPFCGEWNSTILSGSLPPNSGGSSCVINLIKDEVHTVNGNTPRGITITSDTTKDGVFCTMDANGCPFAVDREIERGVNRMKAITKHGTCHMAYATSGGRTCDDSYDRSTRNYHDEEDEEWYEEDEEEGEDSPRIHIIDEHRDGRLLGNILCGMSRAGERISQGLDMLSPLEKRKSGGCAAIESVDYNNTRRRGGGGAETQKGLFQNYYSTGRGRWASRNHCRTNGWDESVSVESCFSHTYNQQWRGREPDYAMREAHAALDGRSFCEGTYLSSTKLSERKKRVALSGSRVCRDAGKVIVQDNCPYDHKKRHKGRRQCQSPFGEEKIRANDPFDSPKNAITHIKKAGSAGSDDNDSCNPHSKSPGLTGSGSRCSQKETAGRSAEQRNGSGKAASPKTSPHKDELKEKESTVVKKEKVSCGCFGGSREKR is encoded by the coding sequence ATGAAGGGATGTACGCTCCAGAATAACTTCAATCATACAGCACCATTTTGCGGTGAATGGAACAGCACGATACTGAGTGGCTCACTGCCACCCAACAGTGGCGGCAGTAGCTGCGTTATTAACCTCATAAAGGACGAAGTTCACACTGTTAACGGTAACACACCGCGTGGTATCACCATCACCAGTGACACCACAAAAGATGGCGTTTTTTGTACGATGGATGCCAACGGCTGTCCATTTGCAGTTGATCGGGAAATAGAGAGAGGTGTAAATAGAATGAAGGCAATCACGAAACACGGAACATGCCACATGGCGTATGCAACCAGCGGCGGTCGGACGTGTGACGACTCATACGACCGCAGCACACGGAATTATCACgatgaggaagatgaggaatggtacgaagaggatgaagaggaaggggaagactCACCTCGCATTCACATCATCGATGAGCACCGTGACGGGCGGCTGTTAGGTAATATATTATGTGGCATGTCTAGAGCGGGGGAGCGGATATCACAAGGGTTAGATATGTTATCGCCActagaaaaacgaaaatccGGTGGGTGCGCGGCTATAGAATCCGTAGACTATAATAATACGCGGAGacgcggcggtggtggtgcagaAACCCAGAAGGGGTTGTTTCAGAACTATTACAGTacgggaaggggaaggtggGCAAGTAGAAACCATTGCCGCACCAACGGTTGGGATGAGTCCGTTTCCGTGGAGTCTTGTTTCTCCCACACATATAACCAGCAGTGGAGGGGCCGCGAGCCGGACTATGCCATGAGGGAAGCCCATGCGGCTCTGGACGGTCGTTCGTTTTGTGAGGGCACTTATCTATCAAGTACAAAACTatcggaaagaaaaaaaagagttgcCTTATCAGGGTCCCGTGTTTGCCGGGATGCTGGAAAGGTAATTGTGCAAGACAACTGCCCATATGACCACAAAAAACGGCACAAGGGAAGACGCCAGTGTCAGTCGCCTTTCggtgaagagaaaataagggCGAATGATCCCTTTGATTCACCTAAAAATGCGATCACCCACATAAAGAAGGCAGGAAGTGCTGGTAGTGATGACAACGACAGCTGCAACCCGCATAGCAAAAGCCCGGGTTTAACTGGAAGTGGAAGCAGGTGCAGCCAAAAGGAAACAGCGGGAAGGAGCGCAGAGCAGAGGAATGGAAGTGGTAAGGCGGCCTCACCCAAAACAAGTCCACATAAAGACGAactgaaggagaaggaaagtacTGTCgtcaagaaggaaaaagtctCGTGTGGTTGTTTCGGTGGATCGCGTGAAAAGCGTTAG
- a CDS encoding phosphatidylinositol 3-kinase, putative, giving the protein MPRYTAMRRLGPVGHSGGISSNGVTTVGAVTASNVGNGVVNIGGDGSQGVAMGPGATDVASARPLLIVPNTTSAAGGSADVSDEEVDQLLRELERSVDSPQAAAVMRDAVWAIERRAFSSCDPHSRDYFLESRVRIILMSLSTTSDVKQLLLAVDFIEALLAVPYTNLQHRFTRLCRSLMNILRCGIEEPAREAQRVLKRMLVTDSQFGAYHTPLRSFITKELRDNCKVALMRLYGRAQQANVSFTPDFLSTMLAAEATAEISPRFITGTLRQQVLELASMLAGFSDLLLRRAAYRCMVVLFKNTSAMRRKEVVLENRRIINEAIRSLNLSHNSESSIISTLETLRALLSSRGVHCMDKQVNTLPQLCVLVTEQHRISKTTAVRNAVCDLVPVIAETDISSAARRTTYCAIIMEPVKNVRDDSNKDLELRNLAIFIQNVGYEVLDSTNRVNLDSIIQRYITRRGTEEECWHILAAICSSRARPETQRTHMCSKTSYIAMSSSSAMQKGCETIQGHQSGGEISLSAQELRSASAEAHSVCQLVGGESQNSCNSHELMQPVEALVRRCLPHMVHAVLSDEFVRYITIIQDHLPSLSSDLQTYLDQLVNRTLRNDKRKYCGGEVEDGALVAQVFAGDRLSTELGNSQPQEDIIQSSTLAYVTAMGRLAQYLLPTTLPEGGAINWQQSQGATSTTATDGNGQGYSLGSVETFCKSVVAGQPQLVSPESTLSSAAGATTAEVCSGAAPDSVGASELKIALEVFSKRQITSSDQLREVSDIIIQYQRHPDKRVRQQCCTTVIEALKCWARYSQSDRTSAYSSLVPDLLEVYLKNVAMELDPKVRLVEVTLLADAVELRMFLREKRIIDTLISFLHDISHVREKTMELLVTLAQDNHTGPSVETVQYSLLIVVESSVAALEYSSDPRILIRHMSDLQTVAKFSLRPLMGHLDRTFVACRRRLVEEVVPDTIALSTLKTLRTILEAIKREEAVLLKYKDVALELYAPVAMALRASTASPLSHAAIGVLVCMHEIGASPLNWDARQLHELLQSVTAVYIEAANSTEEELGRALTLFGQIGAVDPATKPDTAAMKKKDDEAAIQDEADLELTYDYTKIVYRNLSRMLDLSLSESVCVQSMCTLLHLVRLTTDRKELIGGMHAIKAILQIARRANDAPLLRIEALHILAAITSLRHEKVCKTLLPELVTLFEQLWYPQDHALFRAVLNLVSALKPGNLTGKEQSEVWPWLYPRLVDVALQDHTETREFCLRVVGIIQHAKYIPPHCIPIVFPMLTQFVQQMDQLAELRSLSLCAAIRIVCNLQAVQHLPSLMHTICTLTRHCDLTENLGPRLSTPTLHRSLRLLSNTHPNGEADVNALCERLCATGSEGSADAGGCFTNEGGETLPTSTQPNSSFHCGNGDYASAPYLGQYTQKCQQQQQGGTYLDPNDDEAYDTLPQGQQDITAFMKHVEFGLRAKDNKWREWFAEFQKNMIVASPHPVFRIMVDLFDKHEPLRRKLFHPSFKCFYESLNAEHMKKVKDVLNLALRSSDTEVVSKCIGLADYLDHNPPNISESVLQQLRHLEGNEPMDVGKFTKHSNLHVGNVIAGSRSPTPACRHEPGGYYASHHGQLYRNISDNYNFESVLHSLNSPKTEGPVFNEGVRPPSHKVQDVGNGEHEVTDNGGTDSGCGVERNGKEGRSESESGDVNGSARRQTMLPVAKSIEGDTNEGLSFLAGPVARRITVSAHHTTNVNASDGTFPNTGDAEVHIRATAIPSTVNPLFTNDSLVEAALRTRMPDKAMSYLENKLLPVMQKYRYAHSVPKEAVQAVVLPLASLYSRLEMQDSVVGLFHAMRYKSDNEDGFAYELLQWWDVAQGVYATKVHDCCGSSARDIDGYVRMLCLCGEWERALQVVKDTYKSLDQPSSTIAQSGAMAAWILGKWDDVKMLIERLPNKEKGNITLRHFFQNATLFHQEFGCRAQWDCGVQDGQRRLETSPQVEALRASIMRAKMEVDESLKTLLPLSYAHAYENLTMLQHFTEMEEHIAYMESRTEEFRGQLRERWNRRFAALKPDSLMPNLRSLMLHSLVLNASEMSVMVVNFCERTGTNYPQLSKWAMEWLKQGKFPRANHLSQSCHVLPATPVSLEPCVAITYIGQVWSGGQRQKAVQLMENFLEETHSTLEEQQPAAYGVAQLRLGMWKQEMFADSFWKVEHRQEVLRHFHEAVRAVPGSCEAWHSWGLMNYRVQQRDCSLSRYEQRLFVEAAHQGFVAAICRSASPSTALPGVMRLLQLWVFHNGMSLLKESVADSVARIPTDYWVQAIPQLIGHLRSASHDVRDVVSMILQRLCVAHSQAVVFPLLVVLMSADGGGGETHSRRKELARSIINNLPKRIRAEAELVATLLINASATPIERIGESLSAVATAWNPNAEYEEDKEEVRRKLRYVLDVFNTNRRQLLYNVGDIGQYVRIVMEEDACGRREKASGILTQLVEEITKHISEKLGKEPQKAMEPLLNLRNLSIAVFGEYDIQYTNFPTIASFSSKLDVIPSKKRPRRIRLSGSNGCMYTYCLKGNEDIRMDERVMQLFGMVNVLLSDAKTAKSAFIHRFPVIPISDNVGLLGWVEHANTINNTICTHRNTISKVRTHHESNTLRAYVETIGSWEKLSMIRRTEILDYVMSQKDCEAVDVARAMWHRSNTAEQWLERRTAFTQSLATMSMVGYVLGLGDRHLGNILLSMSTGKIVHIDFGDSFDVGRLRHVLPETVPFRLTRMLTNAMEVFGVDGVFRASCNRTQSTLHKNADSIMALLTAFVHDPIVQHKGKMRNMMEKSRTPQNIVERIRNKLRGTEMAVRNADTVIFNTVLESSRRPDLLYMSHAFNDVAKRTVVNGRTTEEQVSMLIDEATRLENYAALYFGWGPLW; this is encoded by the coding sequence ATGCCGCGTTACACCGCCATGCGACGTCTCGGTCCAGTGGGCCATAGCGGTGGAATAAGTTCAAACGGTGTCACCACTGTTGGTGCCGTCACCGCGAGTAATGTCGGTAACGGCGTTGTCAACATCGGCGGAGATGGATCTCAGGGCGTTGCAATGGGCCCCGGTGCAACGGATGTGGCTTCGGCTCGCCCGCTTCTTATTGTACCAAACACAACCTCCGCTGCTGGAGGCTCCGCAGACGTTAGTGACGAGGAGGTTGATCAGTTATTAAGGGAGCTTGAACGCTCTGTCGATAGTCCACAGGCAGCTGCGGTTATGCGTGACGCTGTGTGGGCTATTGAGCGACGTGCATTTTCTAGTTGTGACCCCCATAGTCGTGATTATTTCCTCGAGAGTCGTGTTCGGATTATCCTGATGAGCCTGTCGACGACAAGTGACGTAAAGCAGCTTCTGCTGGCCGTGGACTTCATTGAGGCCCTACTCGCTGTACCGTACACCAACCTGCAACACCGATTCACAAGGCTATGTAGGAGTCTAATGAACATACTGCGCTGTGGTATTGAGGAACCGGCAAGGGAAGCGCAGCGTGTTTTAAAGCGCATGCTGGTGACTGATTCGCAGTTCGGTGCTTATCACACCCCGTTGAGATCATTCATTACAAAGGAACTCCGCGACAACTGCAAGGTGGCGCTCATGCGGTTATATGGTAGAGCACAGCAAGCCAACGTGTCCTTCACGCCTGATTTTCTCTCTACCATGCTAGCAGCGGAGGCAACGGCAGAGATCAGTCCACGGTTCATCACGGGGACGCTTCGGCAGCAGGTTCTGGAACTGGCAAGTATGCTAGCAGGTTTCTCTGATCTGTTGCTCCGTCGTGCCGCCTATCGGTGTATGGTGGTATTGTTCAAAAACACAAGCGCAATGCGACGCAAGGAGGTAGTGCTTGAGAACCGCCGAATAATAAACGAGGCGATCCGTTCGCTTAATTTGAGCCACAATAGTGAGTCGAGCATCATCTCCACACTTGAGACGCTTCGCGCCCTCCTTAGCAGCAGAGGGGTGCACTGCATGGACAAGCAAGTGAATACGCTTCCTCAATTATGTGTACTTGTCACTGAGCAACACAGAATTTCGAAGACAACAGCAGTGCGCAACGCAGTTTGTGACCTCGTACCTGTTATTGCTGAAACCGACATCAGCTCTGCTGCTCGGCGTACAACATATTGCGCCATTATCATGGAGCCCGTAAAAAACGTCCGCGACGATTCTAACAAAGACCTGGAGCTGCGAAATCTAGCGATATTCATACAAAATGTAGGTTACGAGGTGTTGGACTCAACTAACAGGGTAAACTTAGACTCCATTATCCAGCGCTACATTACGCGACGTGGGACAGAGGAGGAGTGTTGGCACATTCTTGCGGCCATCTGCAGCTCACGGGCGAGACCGGAGACGCAGCGTACTCACATGTGTAGCAAAACAAGTTATATAGCCatgtcctcctcctccgcaatGCAGAAGGGCTGCGAAACGATCCAGGGGCACCAAAGTGGGGGCGAGATTAGCTTATCCGCGCAAGAACTTCGTTCGGCCAGCGCTGAGGCCCATTCAGTTTGCCAGTTGGTGGGCGGAGAATCCCAAAACAGTTGTAATAGTCACGAGCTCATGCAACCTGTTGAGGCTCTTGTTCGGCGGTGTCTTCCCCACATGGTCCACGCCGTTCTTTCTGATGAATTTGTGCGTTACATCACCATCATACAAGATCACCTTCCGTCGTTGAGCTCGGACCTGCAGACGTATCTCGACCAACTAGTAAATCGTACGCTGAGGAACGATAAGCGTAAATATTGTGGCGGTGAAGTGGAGGACGGCGCTCTCGTCGCTCAGGTATTTGCTGGGGACCGCCTATCGACGGAACTGGGGAACTCTCAGCCACAGGAAGACATCATACAGTCATCCACATTAGCCTATGTCACCGCGATGGGGCGTTTAGCGCAATACTTACTACCTACCACCCTACCTGAAGGAGGTGCCATAAACTGGCAGCAGAGTCAAGGAGCAACAAGTACGACTGCCACTGATGGCAATGGTCAAGGTTATAGCTTAGGATCAGTGGAAACCTTTTGCAAAAGTGTGGTGGCTGGGCAACCACAATTGGTATCGCCTGAAAGTACACTTAGTAGTGCCGCAGGAGCCACAACAGCCGAGGTTTGCAGTGGGGCAGCACCCGACTCTGTGGGTGCCTCAGAGCTCAAAATAGCGCTGGAGGTCTTTTCAAAGCGACAGATAACATCGAGCGATCAGCTAAGGGAAGTGAGTGACATTATCATTCAATACCAGCGACATCCGGACAAGCGGGTACGGCAGCAATGTTGTACAACCGTTATCGAGGCACTCAAGTGCTGGGCACGGTACTCACAAAGCGACCGAACATCAGCTTATTCAAGCCTGGTGCCGGATCTACTAGAAGTGTACTTGAAAAATGTCGCCATGGAGTTGGATCCGAAGGTGCGGCTTGTGGAAGTGACACTGCTAGCCGACGCTGTGGAGTTGCGAATGTTTCTTAGGGAAAAACGCATTATCGATACATTGATAAGTTTTCTGCACGATATATCGCATGTGCGTGAAAAGACCATGGAGCTGCTGGTGACGCTCGCGCAAGACAACCACACCGGTCCTTCGGTGGAGACAGTGCAGTATAGTCTACTCATTGTGGTGGAGTCTTCCGTGGCGGCGTTAGAGTACTCGAGCGATCCCCGCATTCTCATTCGACACATGTCAGACCTGCAAACGGTGGCTAAATTCAGTCTTAGGCCGCTAATGGGGCATCTGGATCGTACGTTTGTCGCCTGTCGCCGGCGCCTTGTGGAAGAGGTAGTACCTGACACCATTGCGTTGTCTACGCTCAAAACGTTGCGAACTATACTGGAGGCCATAAAGCGAGAGGAAGCTGTGCTTCTGAAATACAAGGACGTTGCATTGGAGTTGTATGCGCCGGTGGCAATGGCTCTCCGCGCAAGTACCGCCTCGCCTCTCAGTCACGCAGCAATCGGTGTTTTAGTGTGTATGCATGAAATCGGGGCATCACCGTTGAACTGGGATGCTCGTCAGTTGCATGAATTGTTGCAGTCCGTCACCGCAGTATACATCGAGGCGGCAAACAGCACGGAGGAGGAACTGGGGCGGGCACTCACACTCTTTGGGCAAATTGGTGCGGTAGACCCGGCCACAAAACCTGATACAGCCgcgatgaaaaagaaagatgatgAGGCGGCGATTCAAGATGAAGCGGACCTTGAGCTTACCTATGACTATACAAAGATTGTTTACCGCAACCTAAGTCGCATGCTAGACCTGAGCTTGTCGGAaagcgtgtgtgtgcagtcgatgtgcacattattgcatcTTGTGAGGCTCACTACCGACCGAAAGGAACTGATTGGTGGAATGCACGCCATAAAGGCGATTCTTCAAATTGCCAGACGCGCCAATGATGCTCCTTTGCTTCGGATTGAAGCGCTCCACATACTAGCAGCCATAACTTCGCTGAGGCACGAGAAGGTGTGCAAAACGCTTTTGCCGGAGCTGGTTACGCTGTTCGAGCAGCTGTGGTATCCCCAAGACCATGCACTCTTTCGCGCAGTTCTCAACCTCGTTAGCGCGCTGAAACCAGGAAACCTGACAGGAAAAGAGCAATCGGAGGTTTGGCCGTGGTTGTACCCGCGCCTTGTGGACGTTGCCCTCCAGGACCATACGGAAACCCGCGAGTTCTGCCTTCGTGTGGTGGGAATCATCCAGCACGCCAAGTATATCCCACCTCACTGTATTCCTATCGTGTTTCCTATGCTCACGCAGTTTGTTCAGCAAATGGATCAGTTGGCGGAGCTGCGCTCTCTTTCGCTCTGTGCGGCAATCCGAATCGTATGCAACCTTCAGGCAGTGCAGCACCTACCCTCGCTGATGCACACTATCTGCACCCTTACGCGTCACTGTGACCTTACTGAGAACCTCGGGCCCCGCCTCTCCACACCGACGCTACATAGGTCGTTGAGGCTCCTTTCGAACACACATCCGAACGGTGAAGCGGATGTCAACGCACTGTGTGAGCGGTTGTGTGCCACAGGGAGTGAGGGAAGTGCGGATGCAGGTGGTTGTTTCACGAATGAAGGAGGCGAGACCTTGCCGACGTCAACACAGCCAAACTCGTCTTTCCATTGTGGTAACGGTGATTACGCGTCTGCACCATATCTTGGGCAGTACACTCAAAAAtgccagcagcaacagcaagggGGGACATATTTAGACCCCAACGACGACGAAGCGTACGATACGCTGCCGCAGGGTCAGCAGGACATAACGGCATTTATGAAGCATGTAGAATTTGGGCTCCGAGCAAAGGATAACAAGTGGCGCGAATGGTTCGCAGAGTTTCAGAAGAACATGATAGTTGCCTCTCCGCACCCCGTCTTCCGTATTATGGTAGACCTCTTTGATAAGCACGAACCATTGAGGCGAAAGCTGTTCCATCCATCCTTTAAGTGTTTCTACGAGTCCCTGAATGCCGAGCATATGAAGAAGGTGAAAGATGTTCTCAACCTTGCCCTCAGGTCAAGTGATACCGAGGTTGTGTCCAAGTGCATTGGGCTTGCGGACTACCTCGACCATAACCCACCGAACATAAGTGAGTCCGTGCTACAACAACTGCGTCATCTGGAGGGCAATGAGCCTATGGATGTGGGTAAGTTCACTAAACATAGCAATTTGCACGTCGGCAACGTGATTGCTGGAAGTAGAAGTCCAACACCCGCCTGTCGTCACGAACCTGGGGGGTATTACGCCTCCCACCACGGCCAGCTTTACAGAAATATCAGTGATAACTATAATTTTGAGTCTGTGTTGCACTCACTCAATTCACCCAAAACAGAAGGGCCCGTTTTCAACGAAGGCGTACGTCCGCCTTCTCATAAGGTTCAGGATGTGGGTAACGGAGAGCATGAAGTCACTGACAACGGGGGGACCGACAGCGGATGTGGCGTTGAGCGGAATGGTAAGGAAGGTAGAAGTGAGAGTGAAAGTGGTGACGTCAATGGAAGCGCTCGCCGCCAGACCATGTTACCTGTGGCCAAGTCAATTGAGGGTGATACCAACGAGGGTCTAAGTTTTCTCGCTGGGCCAGTCGCGAGGCGCATAACGGTATCCGCACATCACACCACAAACGTTAATGCATCCGATGGCACTTTCCCCAACACCGGCGATGCAGAGGTTCACATTCGTGCCACAGCCATACCCAGCACAGTCAACCCACTGTTTACGAACGATAGCCTCGTAGAGGCTGCCCTTCGGACGCGGATGCCTGACAAGGCTATGAGTTATCTTGAGAACAAGTTACTCCCAGTTATGCAGAAGTATCGCTACGCCCACAGCGTACCTAAGGAGGCTGTGCAGGCAGTCGTCCTCCCACTCGCCTCTCTCTACAGTCGGCTCGAAATGCAGGACTCAGTGGTCGGGCTTTTCCACGCGATGCGTTACAAAAGCGATAATGAAGACGGGTTTGCCTATGAGTTATTGCAGTGGTGGGATGTGGCACAAGGCGTGTATGCAACCAAGGTACATGATTGCTGTGGAAGTTCGGCTCGTGATATTGATGGTTACGTGAGGATGCTCTGTCTGTGTGGAGAGTGGGAGCGCGCTCTGCAGGTCGTGAAGGACACCTACAAATCCCTCGACCAACCATCGTCCACCATTGCGCAGTCGGGTGCGATGGCAGCGTGGATCCTTGGTAAATGGGACGACGTGAAAATGTTGATAGAGCGGCTTccaaacaaagagaagggaaatatTACGCTTCGACACTTCTTTCAAAACGCCACGCTTTTCCACCAAGAGTTCGGTTGCCGGGCACAATGGGATTGTGGGGTTCAGGACGGGCAGAGGCGCTTGGAGACTTCGCCCCAGGTAGAAGCCCTCCGCGCGTCTATCATGCGGGCGAAGATGGAGGTAGATGAGAGCCTTAAAACGTTGTTGCCACTCAGTTACGCGCACGCATACGAAAACCTCACCATGTTGCAGCACTTCACCGAAATGGAGGAGCACATTGCCTACATGGAGTCGCGAACGGAGGAGTTTCGGGGCCAACTTCGGGAGCGTTGGAACCGTCGCTTCGCTGCACTGAAGCCGGATTCGCTTATGCCCAACCTACGGTCCCTTATGCTCCACTCGCTTGTGCTAAATGCGAGTGAAATGTCCGTGATGGTTGTCAACTTCTGTGAGCGGACTGGGACGAATTACCCTCAACTGTCAAAATGGGCTATGGAGTGGCTTAAGCAAGGCAAGTTTCCTCGTGCCAATCATTTAAGTCAGTCGTGTCACGTACTTCCTGCTACTCCGGTCAGTTTAGAGCCGTGTGTGGCCATAACATACATTGGCCAAGTGTGGAGTGGCGGTCAGCGGCAAAAGGCAGTGCAACTGATGGAGAATTTCCTGGAGGAAACGCATTCTACActggaagagcagcagccagCTGCCTATGGTGTCGCGCAACTTCGTTTAGGTATGTGGAAGCAGGAGATGTTTGCAGATTCTTTTTGGAAGGTTGAACACCGCCAGGAAGTTTTACGGCACTTCCATGAGGCGGTACGCGCCGTGCCCGGAAGCTGTGAGGCGTGGCATAGTTGGGGGTTAATGAACTACCGAGTGCAGCAACGCGATTGCTCACTATCTCGTTATGAGCAGCGCCTCTTCGTCGAAGCCGCGCATCAGGGGTTTGTTGCGGCTATCTGCCGCAGTGCAAGTCCCTCTACTGCTCTTCCTGGCGTGATGCGTCTGCTTCAGTTGTGGGTTTTCCATAATGGAATGTCATTACTGAAGGAATCGGTGGCAGACAGCGTCGCCCGAATCCCCACTGATTATTGGGTACAGGCAATTCCGCAGCTGATCGGTCACTTGCGCAGCGCAAGCCACGATGTACGTGACGTTGTGAGTATGATTCTTCAACGACTGTGTGTTGCACATTCCCaagctgttgtttttccgcTGTTAGTTGTGCTTATGTCCGCTGATGGCGGTGGAGGGGAGACGCACTCTCGTCGGAAGGAGTTGGCGCGATCCATCATTAACAATCTTCCGAAGCGCATCCGCGCTGAGGCGGAGTTAGTAGCCACCCTCTTAATTAATGCATCGGCGACTCCCATTGAACGGATAGGGGAAAGTCTCAGTGCGGTGGCGACGGCATGGAACCCGAACGCAGAGTACGAAGAAGACAAGGAAGAGGTACGACGAAAACTAAGATATGTGCTTGATGTGTTCAATACTAACCGGCGTCAGCTGCTCTACAACGTGGGTGATATTGGCCAGTATGTGAGGATTGTCATGGAAGAGGACGCGTGCGGCCGCAGGGAGAAGGCAAGTGGCATCCTCACCCAACTAGTGGAAGAAATCACGAAGCACATTTCGGAGAAACTGGGAAAAGAGCCTCAGAAGGCGATGGAACCGCTACTGAACCTCCGCAATCTTTCAATAGCAGTGTTTGGAGAGTATGATATTCAGTACACCAACTTTCCTACTATCGCGTCGTTTAGTTCAAAGCTTGATGTTATTCCCTCTAAGAAGCGTCCACGCCGCATCCGCCTCAGCGGCTCTAACGGTTGCATGTACACATATTGCCTCAAGGGAAATGAAGATATACGTATGGATGAACGGGTCATGCAACTGTTTGGTATGGTGAATGTTCTATTAAGTGATGCCAAAACCGCGAAGAGTGCATTCATACACCGCTTCCCAGTAATCCCCATCAGTGATAACGTTGGCCTGCTCGGTTGGGTAGAGCACGCGAACACCATCAACAATACCATCTGTACTCACCGCAACACCATTTCAAAGGTACGAACGCATCATGAGTCCAACACCCTTAGGGCCTATGTTGAAACCATCGGGAGTTGGGAGAAACTCAGCATGATACGTCGCACAGAAATACTGGACTACGTCATGTCGCAGAAGGATTGTGAAGCAGTGGATGTTGCGCGTGCCATGTGGCATCGGTCAAATACAGCGGAGCAATGGTTGGAGCGCCGCACGGCCTTCACGCAGTCGTTGGCCACCATGTCGATGGTTGGTTACGTGCTTGGGCTTGGGGATCGTCATCTGGGCAACATTCTCCTTTCGATGTCCACTGGAAAAATCGTACACATCGACTTTGGTGACAGCTTTGATGTTGGTCGGTTGCGCCATGTACTTCCAGAAACCGTTCCATTCCGGCTCACGCGCATGCTAACGAATGCAATGGAAGTGTTTGGTGTGGACGGTGTTTTCCGTGCCTCATGCAACCGCACACAGTCAACGCTGCACAAGAACGCAGACAGTATCATGGCGCTTCTCACCGCCTTCGTACACGACCCCATTGTTCAGCACAAGGGGAAAATGCGGAACATGATGGAGAAGAGCCGCACCCCGCAGAACATTGTAGAGCGCATACGTAACAAACTTCGTGGGACGGAAATGGCGGTGAGGAATGCTGATACGGTGATATTTAACACGGTGCTGGAGAGTTCACGAAGGCCGGACCTTCTCTACATGTCACATGCCTTCAATGATGTTGCGAAGCGGACGGTGGTGAATGGACGGACAACAGAGGAGCAGGTGTCGATGTTAATTGATGAGGCGACGCGATTGGAGAATTACGCCGCGCTCTACTTTGGATGGGGACCGCTGTGGTGA